A section of the Camelus ferus isolate YT-003-E chromosome 33, BCGSAC_Cfer_1.0, whole genome shotgun sequence genome encodes:
- the ROBO3 gene encoding roundabout homolog 3 isoform X1 has product MLRYLLKTLLQMNLFADSLAGDISNSSDLLFGFNSSGAALNQSLLPPGDPSLNGSRVGPEDAMPRIVEQPPDLLVSRGEPATLPCRAEGRPRPNIEWYKNGARVATAREDPRAHRLLLPSGALFFPRIVHGRRARPDEGVYTCVARNYLGVAASRNASLEVAVLRDDFRQSPGNVVVAVGEPAVMECVPPRGHPEPSLSWKKDGARLKEEEGRITIRGGKLMMSHTLKSDAGMYVCVASNMAGERESGAAKLEVLERPSFLRRPVNQVVLADAPVDFPCEVQGDPPPRLYWRKEDGELPTGRYEIRSDHSLWIGHVRADDEGTYTCVAENRVGRAEASGSLSVHVPPQLVTQPQDQMAAPGESVAFQCETKGNPPPAIFWQKEGSQALLFPSQSLQPTGRFSVSPRGQLNITEVQSGDAGYYVCQAVSVAGSILAKALLEVKGASLDGLPPIILQGPTNQTLALGSSVWLPCRVTGKPQPSVQWKKDGQWLQGDDLQINLMANGTLYIANVQEIHMGSYSCVATSSMGEATWNGWLRRREEWGVSPDPPTEPSTPPGPPSQPVVTEITKNSITLTWKPNTQAGATVTSYVIEAFSQAAGNTWRTVADGVQLETHTISGLQPNTIYLFLVRAVGAWGLSEPSPVSEPIRTQDSNPSRPVEDPWRGQRGLAEVAVRIQEPMVLGPRTLQVSWTADGPVQLVQGFRVSWRVAGPDGGSWTVLDLQSPSQQSTVLRGLPPGTQIQIKVQAQGQEGLGAESPLVTRSIPEEAPSGPPQGVAVTLGGEGNSSITVSWEPPLPSQQNGVIKEYQIWCLGNESRFHLNRSAAGWARSAVLRGLMPGLLYRAQVAAATSAGVGVASAPVSVQLPSAPELEPGLEVGPGLAERLARVLREPAFLAGSGAACGALLLGLCAALYRRRRQRKELSHYTASFAYTPAVSFPHSEGLSAASSRPPMGLGPAPYPWLVDSWPHPSRSPSAQEPRGSSCPSNPDPDDRYYNEAGISLYLAQTARGTTTSAEGPVYSTIDPAGEELQTFHGGFPPHPSGDPGTWSPYAPPEWSQGESGARGGKVKLLGKPVHMPSLNWPEALPPPPPSCELSCLEGPEEELEGSSEPEEWCPPLPERSHVAEPSSGGGCLVPPSRGETPSPTPSYGQQSTATLTPSPPDPPQPPSDIPHLHQMPRRAPLGPSAPHSVSQPTLSSHEGRPAGLGAGPTAPHHLSPSSVPSTASSAPGRPRQVPGEMTPPLHGPRARIRKKPKALPYMRERSPGDLPPPPLPPPEEEASWALGLRAAGSMSSLEREREHSGERRMVQAGPLGAQRGPHPAEEAWLPYSRPSFLSRGQGTSTCSTAGSNSSRGSDSSRGSRGPGRSRSRSRSQSQRPGQKRGEEPR; this is encoded by the exons ATGCTGCGCTACCTGCTCAAAACGCTGCTGCAGATGAATCTGTTCGCGGACTCCCTAGCCGGGGACATCTCCAACTCCAGCGACTTGCTCTTCGGCTTCAACTCCTCAGGGGCGGCGCTCAACCAAAGCCTGCTGCCCCCCGGCGATCCTTCTCTCAATG GGTCAAGGGTCGGGCCGGAGGACGCGATGCCGCGCATCGTGGAGCAGCCGCCAGATCTGCTGGTCTCCCGAGGCGAGCCGGCCACGCTGCCTTGCCGCGCGGAGGGCCGGCCCCGGCCCAACATCGAGTGGTACAAGAATGGGGCACGCGTGGCTACCGCGCGCGAAGACCCGCGCGCACACCGCCTGCTGCTGCCCAGCGGCGCCCTCTTCTTCCCGCGCATCGTGCACGGGCGCCGCGCGCGGCCCGACGAGGGTGTCTACACTTGCGTGGCGCGCAACTACCTGGGGGTGGCGGCTAGTAGAAACGCCTCACTAGAAGTGGCAG tCCTCCGCGATGATTTCCGGCAGTCTCCTGGGAACGTGGTGGTGGCTGTAGGGGAGCCGGCGGTAATGGAATGCGTGCCCCCCCGCGGCCACCCGGAGCCTTCCTTGTCCTGGAAGAAGGACGGTGCTAGActcaaggaggaggagggaaggatcaCG ATTCGTGGAGGAAAGCTGATGATGTCACACACACTCAAGAGTGATGCAGGGATGTACGTGTGCGTGGCCTCCAACATGGCAGGAGAACGGGAGAGTGGGGCAGCCAAACTTGAGGTCTTGG AGCGTCCCTCATTCCTGCGTAGACCAGTGAATCAGGTGGTCCTGGCTGATGCCCCTGTGGATTTCCCATGCGAGGTGCAGGGGGATCCCCCGCCTCGTCTATACTGGCGCAAGGAAGATGGCGAACTGCCCACGGGCAG GTATGAGATCCGGAGTGACCACAGCCTCTGGATCGGGCATGTGAGGGCTGACGACGAGGGGACTTACACCTGTGTGGCGGAGAACCGCGTGGGCCGTGCAGAGGCATCTGGCTCCCTCAGCGTTCACG tCCCACCCCAGCTGGTGACCCAGCCCCAGGACCAGATGGCGGCTCCTGGAGAGAGCGTGGCTTTCCAGTGCGAGACCAAAGGAAACCCCCCACCTGCCATCTTCTGGCAGAAGGAGGGAAGTCAA GCCTTGCTATTCCCCAGTCAGTCGCTTCAGCCCACCGGGCGCTTCTCAGTCTCTCCTCGAGGCCAGCTCAACATCACTGAAGTGCAAAGTGGGGATGCTGGCTACTACGTGTGCCAGGCTGTCAGTGTGGCCGGCAGCATCCTGGCCAAGGCTCTGTTGGAGGTAAAAGGAG cctccctggaTGGACTGCCTCCCATCATCCTCCAGGGACCAACCAATCAGACACTGGCACTTGGTTCCTCTGTGTGGCTGCCATGCAGAGTGACCGGGAAACCTCAACCTAGTGTCCAATGGAAGAAGGATGGGCAGTGGCTGCAGGGGGATGACCTCCAGATCAACTTAATGGCCAACGGTACCCTATACATCGCCAATGTGCAG GAGATACACATGGGATCCTACAGCTGTGTGGCCACGAGTTCCATGGGGGAGGCCACCTGGAATGGCTGGCTTAGGAGGCGGG AAGAATGGGGAGTGTCACCAGACCCCCCTACAGAACCCAGTACCCCTCCGGGACCTCCCTCTCAGCCAGTAGTCACCGAGATCACCAAGAACAGCATTACCCTGACCTGGAAGCCCAACACACAAGCTGGGGCCACAGTCACCTCTTATGTGATAGAGGCCTTCAG CCAAGCTGCTGGCAACACATGGCGGACAGTGGCAGATGGCGTGCAGCTGGAGACGCACACCATCAGCGGTCTGCAGCCCAATACCATCTACCTGTTCCTGGTGCGAGCTGTAGGAGCCTGGGGCCTCAGTGAGCCCAGCCCCGTCTCTGAGCCCATCCGCACGCAGG ACAGCAACCCATCCAGGCCAGTGGAGGATCCATGGAGAGGCCAGCGGGGACTGGCTGAAGTGGCTGTGCGAATACAGGAGCCCATGGTCCTTGGGCCCCGGACCCTGCAGGTGTCCTGGACT GCAGACGGCCCCGTCCAGCTGGTGCAAGGTTTCCGGGTGTCTTGGAGGGTAGCAGGTCCTGATGGGGGAAGCTGGACAGTGCTGGACCTACAGTCCCCAAGCCAGCAAAGTACTGTGCTAAGAGGACTCCCCCCAGGGACCCAAATTCAGATCAAGGTGCAAGCTCAaggccaggaggggctgggggctgaaagCCCCTTGGTGACCAGGAGCATTCCTGAGGAGG cccccagtgGTCCCCCCCAGGGAGTGGCAGTGACCTTGGGGGGTGAAGGCAACAGCAGTATCACTGTGTCCTGGGAACCTCCGCTCCCCTCCCAGCAAAATGGGGTCATCAAGGAATATCAG ATCTGGTGCCTGGGCAATGAGAGCCGCTTCCACCTCAACCGGTCGGCGGCAGGATGGGCGCGCTCGGCGGTTCTCCGGGGACTGATGCCCGGTCTCCTCTACCGGGCCCAGGTCGCGGCGGCCACCAGCGCGGGCGTAGGCGTGGCCAGTGCCCCGGTGTCAGTGCAGCTGC CGTCCGCGCCGGAGCTGGAGCCTGGGCTCGAGGTGGGCCCAGGGCTGGCAGAGCGGCTGGCGAGAGTGCTGCGGGAGCCCGCCTTCCTCGCGGGCAGCGGCGCAGCCTGCGGGGCGCTGCTCCTCGGGCTCTGCGCCGCCCTCTACCGGCGCCGGAGGCAGCGCAAGGAGCTCAGTCACTACACCG CCTCCTTTGCCTACACACCTGCAG tgtccttcccacactcagaGGGCTTGTCTGCAGCCAGTTCCAG GCCACCCATGGGCCTTGGCCCTGCTCCCTACCCGTGGCTGGTAGACTCATGGCCCCACCCATCTCGAAGCCCCtcagcccaggagcccaggggaaGCTCCTGCCCCAGTAATCCTGACCCAGACGACAGATACTACAATG aAGCAGGGATCTCCCTTTACCTGGCTCAGACGGCCCGGGGCACCACCACCTCTGCTGAGGGTCCTGTCTACAGCACCATTGACCCGGCTGGCGAGGAGCTGCAGACCTTCCACGGGGGTTTCCCCCCACATCCCTCAGGGGATCCAGGCACCTGGAGCCCGTATGCACCTCCAGAATGGAGCCAAGGGGAAAGCG GAGCCAGGGGAGGCAAAGTAAAGCTCCTGGGAAAACCGGTACATATGCCTTCTCTCAACTGGCCAGAAGCCCTGCCGCCTCCGCCCCCTTCCTGTGAACTGAGCTGTCTAGAAGGGcctgaggaggagctggagggcag CTCAGAGCCAGAAGAGTGGTGTCCACCTTTGCCCGAGAGGAGCCACGTGGCAGAGCCCAGCTCCGGTGGGGGGTGCTTGGTCCCTCCGTCCCGAGGGGAAACCCCCTCTCCCACACCATCCTATGGACAGCAGTCCACAGCCACTCTGACCCCCTCACCTCCTGACCCTCCACAGCCCCCTTCTGACATTCCCCATCTCCATCAGATGCCCAG GAGGGCACCCCTTGGGCCAAGTGCCCCTCACAGTGTGTCCCAGCCCACTTTGAGTAGCCATGAAGGGAGGCCTGCTGGCCTGGGTGCTGGCCCCACAGCCCCCCATCACctcagtcccagctctgtccctaGTACAGCCAGCAGTGCCCCAG GGCGACCCCGGCAGGTGCCTGGGGAGATGACTCCTCCACTTCATGGGCCCCGTGCCCGAATCCGGAAGAAACCCAAGGCTCTTCCCTACATGCGGGAGCGCagtcctgggg ACTTGCCCCCACCGCCCTTGCCGCCACCAGAGGAAGAGGCCAGCTGGGCCTTGGGGCTGAGAGCAGCAGGCAGCATGTCCTCCTTGGAACGGGAGCGGGAgcacagtggggagaggagaatggTGCAGGCCGGGCCCCTGGGGGCCCAGCGGGGGCCCCACCCAGCTG AAGAGGCCTGGCTCCCCTACAGCCGACCAAGCTTCCTGTCCCGGGGCCAGGGCACCAGCACCTGTTCCACGGCCGGGAGCAACTCTTCAAGAGGCTCTGACAGTTCTCGGGGCTCCCGGGGCCCTGGCAGGAgtcggagccggagccggagccagAGCCAAAGGCCAGGACAGAAACgtggagag gaACCAAGATGA
- the ROBO3 gene encoding roundabout homolog 3 isoform X2: MGALGGSPGTDARSPLPGPGRGGHQRGRRRGQCPGVSAAAVRAGAGAWARGGPRAGRAAGESAAGARLPRGQRRSLRGAAPRALRRPLPAPEAAQGAQSLHRLLCLHTCRPPMGLGPAPYPWLVDSWPHPSRSPSAQEPRGSSCPSNPDPDDRYYNEAGISLYLAQTARGTTTSAEGPVYSTIDPAGEELQTFHGGFPPHPSGDPGTWSPYAPPEWSQGESGARGGKVKLLGKPVHMPSLNWPEALPPPPPSCELSCLEGPEEELEGSSEPEEWCPPLPERSHVAEPSSGGGCLVPPSRGETPSPTPSYGQQSTATLTPSPPDPPQPPSDIPHLHQMPRRAPLGPSAPHSVSQPTLSSHEGRPAGLGAGPTAPHHLSPSSVPSTASSAPGRPRQVPGEMTPPLHGPRARIRKKPKALPYMRERSPGDLPPPPLPPPEEEASWALGLRAAGSMSSLEREREHSGERRMVQAGPLGAQRGPHPAEEAWLPYSRPSFLSRGQGTSTCSTAGSNSSRGSDSSRGSRGPGRSRSRSRSQSQRPGQKRGEEPR; this comes from the exons ATGGGCGCGCTCGGCGGTTCTCCGGGGACTGATGCCCGGTCTCCTCTACCGGGCCCAGGTCGCGGCGGCCACCAGCGCGGGCGTAGGCGTGGCCAGTGCCCCGGTGTCAGTGCAGCTGC CGTCCGCGCCGGAGCTGGAGCCTGGGCTCGAGGTGGGCCCAGGGCTGGCAGAGCGGCTGGCGAGAGTGCTGCGGGAGCCCGCCTTCCTCGCGGGCAGCGGCGCAGCCTGCGGGGCGCTGCTCCTCGGGCTCTGCGCCGCCCTCTACCGGCGCCGGAGGCAGCGCAAGGAGCTCAGTCACTACACCG CCTCCTTTGCCTACACACCTGCAG GCCACCCATGGGCCTTGGCCCTGCTCCCTACCCGTGGCTGGTAGACTCATGGCCCCACCCATCTCGAAGCCCCtcagcccaggagcccaggggaaGCTCCTGCCCCAGTAATCCTGACCCAGACGACAGATACTACAATG aAGCAGGGATCTCCCTTTACCTGGCTCAGACGGCCCGGGGCACCACCACCTCTGCTGAGGGTCCTGTCTACAGCACCATTGACCCGGCTGGCGAGGAGCTGCAGACCTTCCACGGGGGTTTCCCCCCACATCCCTCAGGGGATCCAGGCACCTGGAGCCCGTATGCACCTCCAGAATGGAGCCAAGGGGAAAGCG GAGCCAGGGGAGGCAAAGTAAAGCTCCTGGGAAAACCGGTACATATGCCTTCTCTCAACTGGCCAGAAGCCCTGCCGCCTCCGCCCCCTTCCTGTGAACTGAGCTGTCTAGAAGGGcctgaggaggagctggagggcag CTCAGAGCCAGAAGAGTGGTGTCCACCTTTGCCCGAGAGGAGCCACGTGGCAGAGCCCAGCTCCGGTGGGGGGTGCTTGGTCCCTCCGTCCCGAGGGGAAACCCCCTCTCCCACACCATCCTATGGACAGCAGTCCACAGCCACTCTGACCCCCTCACCTCCTGACCCTCCACAGCCCCCTTCTGACATTCCCCATCTCCATCAGATGCCCAG GAGGGCACCCCTTGGGCCAAGTGCCCCTCACAGTGTGTCCCAGCCCACTTTGAGTAGCCATGAAGGGAGGCCTGCTGGCCTGGGTGCTGGCCCCACAGCCCCCCATCACctcagtcccagctctgtccctaGTACAGCCAGCAGTGCCCCAG GGCGACCCCGGCAGGTGCCTGGGGAGATGACTCCTCCACTTCATGGGCCCCGTGCCCGAATCCGGAAGAAACCCAAGGCTCTTCCCTACATGCGGGAGCGCagtcctgggg ACTTGCCCCCACCGCCCTTGCCGCCACCAGAGGAAGAGGCCAGCTGGGCCTTGGGGCTGAGAGCAGCAGGCAGCATGTCCTCCTTGGAACGGGAGCGGGAgcacagtggggagaggagaatggTGCAGGCCGGGCCCCTGGGGGCCCAGCGGGGGCCCCACCCAGCTG AAGAGGCCTGGCTCCCCTACAGCCGACCAAGCTTCCTGTCCCGGGGCCAGGGCACCAGCACCTGTTCCACGGCCGGGAGCAACTCTTCAAGAGGCTCTGACAGTTCTCGGGGCTCCCGGGGCCCTGGCAGGAgtcggagccggagccggagccagAGCCAAAGGCCAGGACAGAAACgtggagag gaACCAAGATGA
- the ROBO3 gene encoding roundabout homolog 3 isoform X5 — MGLGPAPYPWLVDSWPHPSRSPSAQEPRGSSCPSNPDPDDRYYNEAGISLYLAQTARGTTTSAEGPVYSTIDPAGEELQTFHGGFPPHPSGDPGTWSPYAPPEWSQGESGARGGKVKLLGKPVHMPSLNWPEALPPPPPSCELSCLEGPEEELEGSSEPEEWCPPLPERSHVAEPSSGGGCLVPPSRGETPSPTPSYGQQSTATLTPSPPDPPQPPSDIPHLHQMPRRAPLGPSAPHSVSQPTLSSHEGRPAGLGAGPTAPHHLSPSSVPSTASSAPGRPRQVPGEMTPPLHGPRARIRKKPKALPYMRERSPGDLPPPPLPPPEEEASWALGLRAAGSMSSLEREREHSGERRMVQAGPLGAQRGPHPAEEAWLPYSRPSFLSRGQGTSTCSTAGSNSSRGSDSSRGSRGPGRSRSRSRSQSQRPGQKRGEEPR, encoded by the exons ATGGGCCTTGGCCCTGCTCCCTACCCGTGGCTGGTAGACTCATGGCCCCACCCATCTCGAAGCCCCtcagcccaggagcccaggggaaGCTCCTGCCCCAGTAATCCTGACCCAGACGACAGATACTACAATG aAGCAGGGATCTCCCTTTACCTGGCTCAGACGGCCCGGGGCACCACCACCTCTGCTGAGGGTCCTGTCTACAGCACCATTGACCCGGCTGGCGAGGAGCTGCAGACCTTCCACGGGGGTTTCCCCCCACATCCCTCAGGGGATCCAGGCACCTGGAGCCCGTATGCACCTCCAGAATGGAGCCAAGGGGAAAGCG GAGCCAGGGGAGGCAAAGTAAAGCTCCTGGGAAAACCGGTACATATGCCTTCTCTCAACTGGCCAGAAGCCCTGCCGCCTCCGCCCCCTTCCTGTGAACTGAGCTGTCTAGAAGGGcctgaggaggagctggagggcag CTCAGAGCCAGAAGAGTGGTGTCCACCTTTGCCCGAGAGGAGCCACGTGGCAGAGCCCAGCTCCGGTGGGGGGTGCTTGGTCCCTCCGTCCCGAGGGGAAACCCCCTCTCCCACACCATCCTATGGACAGCAGTCCACAGCCACTCTGACCCCCTCACCTCCTGACCCTCCACAGCCCCCTTCTGACATTCCCCATCTCCATCAGATGCCCAG GAGGGCACCCCTTGGGCCAAGTGCCCCTCACAGTGTGTCCCAGCCCACTTTGAGTAGCCATGAAGGGAGGCCTGCTGGCCTGGGTGCTGGCCCCACAGCCCCCCATCACctcagtcccagctctgtccctaGTACAGCCAGCAGTGCCCCAG GGCGACCCCGGCAGGTGCCTGGGGAGATGACTCCTCCACTTCATGGGCCCCGTGCCCGAATCCGGAAGAAACCCAAGGCTCTTCCCTACATGCGGGAGCGCagtcctgggg ACTTGCCCCCACCGCCCTTGCCGCCACCAGAGGAAGAGGCCAGCTGGGCCTTGGGGCTGAGAGCAGCAGGCAGCATGTCCTCCTTGGAACGGGAGCGGGAgcacagtggggagaggagaatggTGCAGGCCGGGCCCCTGGGGGCCCAGCGGGGGCCCCACCCAGCTG AAGAGGCCTGGCTCCCCTACAGCCGACCAAGCTTCCTGTCCCGGGGCCAGGGCACCAGCACCTGTTCCACGGCCGGGAGCAACTCTTCAAGAGGCTCTGACAGTTCTCGGGGCTCCCGGGGCCCTGGCAGGAgtcggagccggagccggagccagAGCCAAAGGCCAGGACAGAAACgtggagag gaACCAAGATGA
- the ROBO3 gene encoding roundabout homolog 3 isoform X4: MESLLCLHTCRPPMGLGPAPYPWLVDSWPHPSRSPSAQEPRGSSCPSNPDPDDRYYNEAGISLYLAQTARGTTTSAEGPVYSTIDPAGEELQTFHGGFPPHPSGDPGTWSPYAPPEWSQGESGARGGKVKLLGKPVHMPSLNWPEALPPPPPSCELSCLEGPEEELEGSSEPEEWCPPLPERSHVAEPSSGGGCLVPPSRGETPSPTPSYGQQSTATLTPSPPDPPQPPSDIPHLHQMPRRAPLGPSAPHSVSQPTLSSHEGRPAGLGAGPTAPHHLSPSSVPSTASSAPGRPRQVPGEMTPPLHGPRARIRKKPKALPYMRERSPGDLPPPPLPPPEEEASWALGLRAAGSMSSLEREREHSGERRMVQAGPLGAQRGPHPAEEAWLPYSRPSFLSRGQGTSTCSTAGSNSSRGSDSSRGSRGPGRSRSRSRSQSQRPGQKRGEEPR, encoded by the exons ATGGAAAG CCTCCTTTGCCTACACACCTGCAG GCCACCCATGGGCCTTGGCCCTGCTCCCTACCCGTGGCTGGTAGACTCATGGCCCCACCCATCTCGAAGCCCCtcagcccaggagcccaggggaaGCTCCTGCCCCAGTAATCCTGACCCAGACGACAGATACTACAATG aAGCAGGGATCTCCCTTTACCTGGCTCAGACGGCCCGGGGCACCACCACCTCTGCTGAGGGTCCTGTCTACAGCACCATTGACCCGGCTGGCGAGGAGCTGCAGACCTTCCACGGGGGTTTCCCCCCACATCCCTCAGGGGATCCAGGCACCTGGAGCCCGTATGCACCTCCAGAATGGAGCCAAGGGGAAAGCG GAGCCAGGGGAGGCAAAGTAAAGCTCCTGGGAAAACCGGTACATATGCCTTCTCTCAACTGGCCAGAAGCCCTGCCGCCTCCGCCCCCTTCCTGTGAACTGAGCTGTCTAGAAGGGcctgaggaggagctggagggcag CTCAGAGCCAGAAGAGTGGTGTCCACCTTTGCCCGAGAGGAGCCACGTGGCAGAGCCCAGCTCCGGTGGGGGGTGCTTGGTCCCTCCGTCCCGAGGGGAAACCCCCTCTCCCACACCATCCTATGGACAGCAGTCCACAGCCACTCTGACCCCCTCACCTCCTGACCCTCCACAGCCCCCTTCTGACATTCCCCATCTCCATCAGATGCCCAG GAGGGCACCCCTTGGGCCAAGTGCCCCTCACAGTGTGTCCCAGCCCACTTTGAGTAGCCATGAAGGGAGGCCTGCTGGCCTGGGTGCTGGCCCCACAGCCCCCCATCACctcagtcccagctctgtccctaGTACAGCCAGCAGTGCCCCAG GGCGACCCCGGCAGGTGCCTGGGGAGATGACTCCTCCACTTCATGGGCCCCGTGCCCGAATCCGGAAGAAACCCAAGGCTCTTCCCTACATGCGGGAGCGCagtcctgggg ACTTGCCCCCACCGCCCTTGCCGCCACCAGAGGAAGAGGCCAGCTGGGCCTTGGGGCTGAGAGCAGCAGGCAGCATGTCCTCCTTGGAACGGGAGCGGGAgcacagtggggagaggagaatggTGCAGGCCGGGCCCCTGGGGGCCCAGCGGGGGCCCCACCCAGCTG AAGAGGCCTGGCTCCCCTACAGCCGACCAAGCTTCCTGTCCCGGGGCCAGGGCACCAGCACCTGTTCCACGGCCGGGAGCAACTCTTCAAGAGGCTCTGACAGTTCTCGGGGCTCCCGGGGCCCTGGCAGGAgtcggagccggagccggagccagAGCCAAAGGCCAGGACAGAAACgtggagag gaACCAAGATGA
- the ROBO3 gene encoding roundabout homolog 3 isoform X3 yields MERFLFGSLLCLHTCRPPMGLGPAPYPWLVDSWPHPSRSPSAQEPRGSSCPSNPDPDDRYYNEAGISLYLAQTARGTTTSAEGPVYSTIDPAGEELQTFHGGFPPHPSGDPGTWSPYAPPEWSQGESGARGGKVKLLGKPVHMPSLNWPEALPPPPPSCELSCLEGPEEELEGSSEPEEWCPPLPERSHVAEPSSGGGCLVPPSRGETPSPTPSYGQQSTATLTPSPPDPPQPPSDIPHLHQMPRRAPLGPSAPHSVSQPTLSSHEGRPAGLGAGPTAPHHLSPSSVPSTASSAPGRPRQVPGEMTPPLHGPRARIRKKPKALPYMRERSPGDLPPPPLPPPEEEASWALGLRAAGSMSSLEREREHSGERRMVQAGPLGAQRGPHPAEEAWLPYSRPSFLSRGQGTSTCSTAGSNSSRGSDSSRGSRGPGRSRSRSRSQSQRPGQKRGEEPR; encoded by the exons ATGGAAAG GTTCCTTTTTGGAAGCCTCCTTTGCCTACACACCTGCAG GCCACCCATGGGCCTTGGCCCTGCTCCCTACCCGTGGCTGGTAGACTCATGGCCCCACCCATCTCGAAGCCCCtcagcccaggagcccaggggaaGCTCCTGCCCCAGTAATCCTGACCCAGACGACAGATACTACAATG aAGCAGGGATCTCCCTTTACCTGGCTCAGACGGCCCGGGGCACCACCACCTCTGCTGAGGGTCCTGTCTACAGCACCATTGACCCGGCTGGCGAGGAGCTGCAGACCTTCCACGGGGGTTTCCCCCCACATCCCTCAGGGGATCCAGGCACCTGGAGCCCGTATGCACCTCCAGAATGGAGCCAAGGGGAAAGCG GAGCCAGGGGAGGCAAAGTAAAGCTCCTGGGAAAACCGGTACATATGCCTTCTCTCAACTGGCCAGAAGCCCTGCCGCCTCCGCCCCCTTCCTGTGAACTGAGCTGTCTAGAAGGGcctgaggaggagctggagggcag CTCAGAGCCAGAAGAGTGGTGTCCACCTTTGCCCGAGAGGAGCCACGTGGCAGAGCCCAGCTCCGGTGGGGGGTGCTTGGTCCCTCCGTCCCGAGGGGAAACCCCCTCTCCCACACCATCCTATGGACAGCAGTCCACAGCCACTCTGACCCCCTCACCTCCTGACCCTCCACAGCCCCCTTCTGACATTCCCCATCTCCATCAGATGCCCAG GAGGGCACCCCTTGGGCCAAGTGCCCCTCACAGTGTGTCCCAGCCCACTTTGAGTAGCCATGAAGGGAGGCCTGCTGGCCTGGGTGCTGGCCCCACAGCCCCCCATCACctcagtcccagctctgtccctaGTACAGCCAGCAGTGCCCCAG GGCGACCCCGGCAGGTGCCTGGGGAGATGACTCCTCCACTTCATGGGCCCCGTGCCCGAATCCGGAAGAAACCCAAGGCTCTTCCCTACATGCGGGAGCGCagtcctgggg ACTTGCCCCCACCGCCCTTGCCGCCACCAGAGGAAGAGGCCAGCTGGGCCTTGGGGCTGAGAGCAGCAGGCAGCATGTCCTCCTTGGAACGGGAGCGGGAgcacagtggggagaggagaatggTGCAGGCCGGGCCCCTGGGGGCCCAGCGGGGGCCCCACCCAGCTG AAGAGGCCTGGCTCCCCTACAGCCGACCAAGCTTCCTGTCCCGGGGCCAGGGCACCAGCACCTGTTCCACGGCCGGGAGCAACTCTTCAAGAGGCTCTGACAGTTCTCGGGGCTCCCGGGGCCCTGGCAGGAgtcggagccggagccggagccagAGCCAAAGGCCAGGACAGAAACgtggagag gaACCAAGATGA